A region from the Pseudomonadota bacterium genome encodes:
- a CDS encoding radical SAM protein, with protein sequence MGIPDRKKVLLVYVGGEQDAWGAIAFQKPRHFYVMPGILYCAAVLREHRLTRDLCDTRCLYLNATVQSVDEMLAAITEEAPDVLGFSTFCWNVTQVLALAAAYRAASPEGIVLLGGPEISMKDASESSAFFAKAPEVDGLVFGESEEKLPAIVHGLLCGWPAAAGGVQGFALASRFGGLADHDPAPRTDLSNVPSPFPFDIAVKRSPECGLAMVYETGRGCPYRCVYCRFSHRDNSLRGFDPARVERELEWLLSSGFDCIHVADAVFDLDPARAKRIVRHIIERNVRTSLFFYCSFQKLDEELAALFGRLQCQIGVGVQSTNPETLRSIRRGLNPSLFDGIRGLLETHRINFYTDLIFGLPPDSMASFERSFDDCVSLAPSFVMLFPLTLIKGTPLEEDADGYGMIRYGREELERLGLKSDIEYRNVALHRNFSLEDLRRFDDVALACFYYYNRFRYCLDHLRRRCPTEGAAQLYGRIGAETKEFLDRKGRKATNTARIPGLEDEVRRIFCGILADRGAGPVEMRAFDELLKVDLYRIIILDAPQRERVFASTLALLGGGRAADLDPGPGDHRFVVSTYGKKIGLPFALRDLLRLAELGEGVPARPETVYVHAPFDRWDVGVRPLTPLEGALLERIPSDRPVRRASLLSTAARVVGTTEDVGDALDRGLCDLRYDGIVTFVP encoded by the coding sequence ACGCGACCGTCCAGTCCGTCGACGAGATGCTGGCGGCGATCACCGAGGAGGCGCCGGACGTCCTCGGCTTCTCCACCTTCTGCTGGAACGTCACCCAGGTCCTCGCCCTGGCCGCCGCCTATCGTGCCGCCTCGCCGGAGGGCATCGTCCTGCTCGGCGGTCCCGAGATCTCGATGAAGGACGCGTCCGAGTCCTCCGCGTTCTTCGCGAAAGCGCCGGAGGTGGACGGCCTCGTCTTCGGCGAGTCGGAGGAGAAGCTGCCGGCCATCGTCCACGGCCTGCTCTGCGGCTGGCCGGCGGCGGCCGGCGGCGTCCAGGGGTTCGCCCTCGCGTCGCGCTTCGGCGGCCTCGCGGACCACGACCCCGCACCCCGGACCGACCTCTCGAACGTGCCGTCGCCGTTTCCTTTCGACATCGCGGTGAAGCGTTCGCCGGAGTGCGGGCTGGCCATGGTGTACGAGACCGGTCGCGGCTGCCCGTACCGCTGCGTCTACTGCCGGTTCAGCCACCGCGACAACTCGCTGCGCGGCTTCGACCCGGCGCGGGTGGAGCGCGAGCTCGAGTGGCTCCTGTCGAGCGGGTTCGATTGCATCCACGTGGCCGACGCGGTGTTCGACCTGGACCCCGCCCGGGCGAAGCGGATCGTCCGCCACATCATCGAACGCAACGTCCGCACGTCCCTGTTCTTCTACTGCTCCTTCCAGAAGCTGGACGAGGAGCTGGCCGCGCTGTTCGGCCGGCTGCAGTGCCAGATCGGGGTCGGGGTGCAGTCGACGAACCCGGAGACGCTGCGGAGCATCCGGCGCGGCTTGAACCCGAGCCTCTTCGACGGCATCCGCGGTCTGCTCGAGACCCACCGGATCAACTTCTACACCGACCTCATCTTCGGGCTGCCCCCTGACTCCATGGCGTCGTTCGAGCGCTCGTTCGACGACTGCGTGAGCCTCGCCCCGTCCTTCGTGATGCTCTTCCCGCTCACGCTCATCAAGGGCACGCCCCTGGAGGAGGACGCGGACGGATACGGGATGATCCGGTACGGGCGCGAGGAGCTTGAGCGGCTCGGCCTCAAGAGCGACATCGAGTACCGGAACGTCGCGCTCCACCGCAACTTCTCGCTCGAGGATCTGCGGCGGTTCGACGACGTCGCGCTGGCCTGTTTCTACTACTACAACCGCTTCCGGTACTGCCTTGACCACCTGCGGCGACGCTGTCCGACCGAGGGCGCGGCGCAGCTCTACGGCCGAATCGGGGCCGAGACCAAGGAGTTCCTGGACCGCAAAGGAAGGAAGGCCACCAACACGGCGCGGATCCCCGGTCTCGAGGACGAGGTCCGGCGCATCTTCTGCGGCATCCTCGCGGATCGCGGCGCCGGTCCCGTGGAGATGAGGGCGTTCGACGAGCTCTTGAAGGTCGATCTCTATAGGATCATCATCCTCGACGCCCCGCAGCGGGAGCGGGTCTTCGCGAGCACGCTGGCGCTGCTCGGGGGGGGGCGGGCGGCCGACCTCGATCCGGGGCCGGGCGACCACCGGTTCGTCGTTTCGACCTACGGCAAGAAGATCGGGCTGCCTTTCGCCCTGCGCGACCTCCTGCGGCTGGCCGAGCTGGGAGAGGGCGTGCCCGCCCGACCGGAGACGGTCTATGTCCACGCGCCGTTCGATAGGTGGGACGTCGGCGTGCGGCCCCTGACCCCCCTCGAGGGCGCGCTCCTGGAGCGCATCCCTTCCGACCGGCCGGTCCGCCGCGCCTCGCTCCTGTCCACCGCGGCCCGGGTCGTCGGCACGACCGAGGACGTCGGCGACGCGCTCGACCGGGGGCTTTGCGACCTGCGGTACGACGGGATCGTCACCTTCGTGCCCTAG